From a single Deltaproteobacteria bacterium HGW-Deltaproteobacteria-6 genomic region:
- a CDS encoding branched-chain amino acid ABC transporter substrate-binding protein, giving the protein MKRTGKIIFMVLMSVLLLGVWSISTPSCALAAKDQKTSKAKTAKSQAAPAAKAAFDASKMGNMNGWDPANWVNPEGDTFRMAIVWPHSGPGALNGQMAWLCATFVAYDINKRGGIMVDGKKKKIALFKADSQSKPDIAKKICERMVLQEKVHVLVGTSGSNIMKIANEVATKYKVISLNIGALSDDLQDATNFSRYAFMTSDSTEAVGRGMAYFYGQIRKKEKKFYILCQDYSFGRGMAEGFKKGLKEYYPEAQIVGEDYHKLFLTDFAPYLTKIKSSGAEVIWTADWSPDAANLLKQSRQMGINIPFANIFLDEPNMLGEVGIEGSKGLMNIKHFEMAGPAFKNPGMKKYYTVWRNEWKKFTVAPFNSATFEYPWGTYGFWTQQMYWFLSVVERAGSSDAEKIIPVFEGDSYQFVSGRVSKMRACDHKAVQGFRVCEFVEPAKQKQSMNMPPYYWVKNSSLCGPSWDIPAEKVLPFMDQNLDRCKGKSVAE; this is encoded by the coding sequence ATGAAAAGGACAGGCAAGATTATTTTTATGGTTTTGATGAGTGTTCTCTTACTTGGCGTCTGGTCGATTTCCACGCCGTCGTGCGCCCTCGCCGCAAAAGACCAGAAAACATCAAAGGCCAAGACCGCCAAGTCACAGGCAGCTCCTGCGGCGAAAGCAGCTTTCGATGCAAGTAAGATGGGCAACATGAATGGCTGGGATCCCGCCAACTGGGTGAATCCGGAGGGCGACACTTTCCGGATGGCGATTGTATGGCCTCATTCGGGTCCCGGTGCGCTCAACGGTCAGATGGCCTGGCTGTGCGCCACTTTTGTTGCTTACGACATTAATAAGCGCGGCGGCATCATGGTGGACGGCAAAAAGAAAAAGATCGCTCTGTTCAAGGCTGATTCCCAATCCAAGCCGGATATCGCCAAGAAGATCTGCGAAAGAATGGTTTTGCAGGAAAAGGTTCATGTTCTGGTGGGAACGTCGGGCAGCAACATCATGAAGATTGCCAATGAAGTGGCCACCAAGTACAAAGTCATCTCCCTGAACATAGGGGCTTTGTCGGATGACCTTCAGGATGCAACCAATTTCTCCCGCTATGCCTTCATGACGTCCGATTCGACCGAAGCAGTGGGACGCGGCATGGCTTATTTCTATGGTCAGATCCGCAAGAAAGAAAAGAAATTTTACATTCTGTGTCAGGATTATTCTTTTGGCCGCGGCATGGCCGAAGGCTTTAAGAAAGGATTGAAAGAATACTATCCGGAAGCGCAGATTGTGGGTGAAGACTATCATAAACTTTTCCTGACGGATTTTGCTCCCTACCTGACAAAAATCAAATCCTCCGGCGCCGAAGTCATCTGGACCGCTGACTGGTCTCCCGATGCGGCCAACCTGCTCAAACAGTCCCGTCAAATGGGAATTAACATTCCCTTTGCCAACATCTTCCTGGACGAGCCGAACATGCTCGGAGAAGTCGGCATTGAAGGAAGCAAAGGCCTGATGAACATTAAACACTTTGAAATGGCCGGTCCGGCGTTTAAAAATCCGGGCATGAAGAAATACTACACGGTCTGGAGAAATGAGTGGAAAAAATTCACGGTGGCGCCTTTCAACAGCGCTACTTTTGAGTATCCCTGGGGAACATACGGTTTCTGGACGCAGCAAATGTACTGGTTCCTGAGCGTCGTGGAACGCGCCGGCAGCAGTGACGCGGAAAAGATCATCCCGGTCTTTGAAGGAGACTCTTACCAATTCGTGAGCGGACGGGTGTCCAAGATGCGCGCCTGCGATCACAAAGCCGTTCAGGGATTCCGTGTCTGTGAATTCGTGGAGCCGGCCAAGCAGAAGCAGTCGATGAATATGCCGCCTTATTACTGGGTGAAAAACAGTTCGTTGTGCGGGCCGTCCTGGGATATTCCGGCGGAAAAAGTTCTTCCTTTCATGGATCAGAATCTGGATCGCTGCAAGGGGAAGAGCGTCGCTGAGTAA
- a CDS encoding ABC transporter ATP-binding protein, with protein sequence MLLEVKDLNTHYGPSHVLQGINLEIAEGELVALLGRNGMGKSTTLKSIMGMVKPTSGSVKFEGKEIAGLPPYKVARAGIGYVPEERRIFPELTVLDNLLLGIKGGKIRDPKDPNVWTVERIFHHFPKLKERTNQAGGQLSGGEQQMLSIGRSLMGNPKLLLVDEPSEGLAPIMVQEVRNVLAEINKAGVSVLLVEHNLKVALSLAKRVYLMSKACIGCQVSADEVRNNHEVRAKYLEA encoded by the coding sequence ATGTTACTGGAAGTAAAAGATTTAAATACCCACTATGGCCCCAGCCATGTTTTGCAGGGGATTAACCTGGAGATTGCTGAAGGAGAGCTGGTGGCGCTTCTGGGCCGCAACGGCATGGGCAAGAGCACCACGCTCAAAAGCATTATGGGAATGGTGAAACCGACCTCCGGCTCCGTGAAGTTCGAGGGGAAGGAGATTGCCGGTTTACCGCCTTACAAGGTAGCCCGTGCCGGAATCGGCTACGTTCCCGAGGAAAGAAGAATTTTTCCGGAGCTGACGGTTTTGGACAACCTGTTATTGGGGATCAAAGGCGGGAAGATCAGAGATCCGAAAGATCCGAATGTCTGGACAGTGGAGCGAATATTTCATCACTTCCCGAAATTAAAGGAGCGGACAAATCAGGCCGGAGGGCAGTTGTCGGGAGGCGAACAGCAGATGCTGTCCATCGGACGCTCGCTCATGGGAAATCCGAAGCTGCTTTTGGTGGATGAACCGTCGGAAGGCCTGGCGCCGATCATGGTTCAGGAAGTCCGCAACGTTCTCGCGGAGATCAACAAAGCGGGGGTTTCGGTTTTGCTGGTGGAGCATAACCTGAAGGTGGCCCTGTCTCTGGCCAAGCGCGTTTACTTGATGTCCAAGGCCTGCATCGGCTGCCAGGTCAGCGCCGACGAAGTGAGAAACAACCACGAGGTCCGCGCCAAATACCTCGAGGCGTAG
- a CDS encoding branched-chain amino acid ABC transporter permease: protein MMNKKTNIILWLALIIILVFLPRLSGIYYMNTVVTFAIFSAYAVSLNMLMGYTGLLSFGHAMYFGFGGYGTALALKHIAGISLFPAIGIGVLAAMALALVLSPLVVRVSGTAFAMLHLAFGQLMYVLALKLHTITGGEDGLGNFPMPGIFTESLKSSPEQMYYLVMVVLGLCIWLMWFLTKTPFGEIQVGIRDNAKRIDYLGYKVPQSKAVIYTLSAAFAGVAGSLYGLFHNLVSADGSLGIGMSFAPIVSIMIGGVGSFFGPIMGVAIFQLVDELILRYTESTELVMGLILILVVMFMPMGFMGLIKILIFKVKTRLAGKAEMEKAS, encoded by the coding sequence ATGATGAATAAGAAAACAAACATTATTTTATGGCTGGCGCTGATCATTATCCTCGTCTTCTTACCCAGACTGTCCGGCATCTACTACATGAATACGGTGGTGACCTTCGCGATCTTCTCCGCGTATGCCGTGTCGCTGAATATGCTGATGGGCTATACGGGGCTTCTGAGTTTCGGGCATGCCATGTATTTTGGATTCGGCGGCTACGGCACGGCGCTGGCATTGAAGCATATCGCGGGAATCAGCCTGTTTCCGGCCATCGGGATCGGCGTATTGGCGGCGATGGCGTTGGCTCTGGTGTTGAGCCCGCTGGTGGTTCGCGTAAGCGGAACGGCCTTTGCGATGCTGCATCTGGCCTTTGGTCAATTGATGTATGTTCTGGCGCTCAAGCTGCATACGATTACGGGCGGCGAGGATGGCCTCGGGAACTTTCCGATGCCGGGGATCTTTACCGAGAGCCTGAAGAGCTCTCCTGAACAGATGTATTACCTGGTGATGGTCGTTCTGGGTTTATGCATCTGGCTGATGTGGTTTTTGACCAAGACGCCGTTTGGCGAGATTCAGGTGGGCATCCGGGATAATGCCAAAAGGATCGATTACCTCGGATACAAAGTGCCCCAGTCCAAGGCGGTGATTTATACGCTTTCAGCGGCCTTCGCCGGCGTGGCCGGTTCTCTTTACGGGTTGTTCCATAACCTGGTTTCGGCGGACGGATCGCTGGGGATCGGGATGTCCTTTGCGCCGATCGTCTCGATCATGATCGGAGGCGTCGGGAGCTTTTTCGGCCCCATCATGGGCGTGGCAATTTTCCAACTGGTTGACGAGCTGATCCTGCGCTACACGGAAAGCACGGAACTGGTGATGGGCTTGATTTTGATTCTGGTGGTCATGTTCATGCCGATGGGCTTTATGGGACTGATCAAAATACTGATCTTCAAGGTGAAGACCCGGCTGGCCGGAAAAGCTGAAATGGAGAAGGCATCATGA
- a CDS encoding acyl-CoA dehydrogenase translates to MNYLLQPKKYQTLMSDAGSKAIMDKTIAFFEKMGKTKITEDFNKKVWYREFVDFIAQEQIFAKLLTPSQYGGGDPDCRWDTARNSEFSELLAFYGLGYWYCFQVTILGLGPIWMSPNEKAKQKAAELLKKGAIFAFGLSERTHGADIYSTETTLTPKPDGTWVANGEKYYIGNGNEAEMVSTLGKIKDGTDDYTFFVTNFHHKAYELKKNVVSHQQYVSNFALHDYPITADDILSRGSHAWDSSLNTVNIGKFNIGPGSIGITQHCFYEAITHAANRVLYGFPVTDMPHVRKNFIDAWLRIVGMKLYQRRATDYFRNASADDRRYLLYNPTSKMKVTLQAEEVVNLLWEVIAAKGFEKDTYFSLAASDVRGPSKLEGTVHVNVQLIRKFMKNYFFSPAEYKPVAPDFSAKDDLFLFNQGPTKGLGKVVFHDYKPVFEANKELPNVAIFIKQINLFKELLEKAGPDKVQDMDPLFSLPLGEMFSIVVYGQLILEQAKFDNVEADIVNQIFDFMVRDFSRFALQIYGMHNTKDEQRAYCKEIMLIKAQGDDAQYNRVWTKYVYALNGEYAMNE, encoded by the coding sequence ATGAATTATCTGTTGCAGCCGAAAAAGTACCAAACTCTGATGTCCGATGCAGGCTCGAAAGCCATTATGGACAAAACAATCGCCTTCTTTGAGAAGATGGGCAAAACAAAAATTACGGAAGATTTCAATAAGAAGGTCTGGTATCGGGAGTTTGTCGATTTTATTGCCCAAGAGCAGATCTTTGCCAAACTGCTTACGCCCAGCCAGTATGGCGGCGGCGATCCGGACTGCCGCTGGGACACGGCGCGCAACAGTGAATTTTCCGAACTGCTGGCCTTTTACGGTCTGGGCTACTGGTACTGCTTCCAGGTGACCATTCTGGGACTGGGTCCCATCTGGATGAGCCCCAATGAAAAGGCCAAGCAAAAGGCTGCCGAACTGCTCAAAAAAGGAGCGATTTTCGCTTTTGGTTTGTCCGAACGGACGCATGGCGCGGATATTTATTCCACCGAAACCACGCTGACCCCGAAACCGGACGGCACATGGGTGGCCAACGGCGAAAAATATTATATTGGCAATGGCAATGAGGCGGAAATGGTTTCCACGCTGGGTAAAATCAAGGATGGTACGGACGACTACACCTTCTTTGTCACCAATTTTCATCACAAAGCCTATGAACTTAAAAAGAACGTGGTTTCCCATCAACAGTATGTTTCCAATTTTGCCCTTCACGATTATCCGATTACCGCAGATGATATTCTTTCACGGGGATCACATGCCTGGGATTCATCGCTCAACACCGTGAATATCGGCAAGTTCAACATCGGACCGGGTTCCATCGGGATCACCCAGCATTGTTTTTATGAGGCCATTACGCACGCGGCCAACCGCGTTCTTTACGGTTTTCCTGTTACCGATATGCCGCATGTCCGGAAAAATTTCATTGATGCCTGGCTCAGGATCGTGGGGATGAAGCTTTATCAGCGTCGTGCAACCGACTACTTCCGCAATGCCAGCGCCGATGATCGCCGTTATCTGCTTTATAATCCCACCAGCAAGATGAAGGTCACCCTGCAAGCCGAAGAAGTGGTCAATCTGCTCTGGGAAGTCATTGCCGCCAAGGGTTTTGAAAAAGACACCTATTTTTCACTGGCCGCATCCGATGTCCGCGGCCCGTCCAAACTGGAAGGCACGGTCCATGTTAATGTTCAGCTTATCCGCAAGTTCATGAAGAACTATTTTTTCAGTCCCGCGGAATACAAGCCGGTCGCGCCTGATTTTTCCGCCAAGGACGATCTTTTCCTGTTCAATCAGGGGCCGACCAAAGGTCTTGGCAAGGTGGTGTTCCACGACTACAAGCCGGTCTTTGAAGCCAATAAAGAACTGCCGAACGTGGCTATCTTCATCAAACAGATTAATTTGTTCAAGGAATTGCTGGAGAAAGCCGGACCTGACAAGGTTCAGGATATGGATCCGCTGTTTTCTCTGCCGCTGGGCGAGATGTTTTCCATCGTGGTCTATGGCCAGCTGATTCTGGAGCAGGCCAAATTTGATAATGTGGAAGCAGACATTGTCAATCAGATCTTTGATTTCATGGTGCGCGACTTCTCCCGGTTTGCTTTACAGATTTACGGCATGCACAACACCAAAGACGAGCAGCGCGCCTATTGCAAAGAGATCATGCTGATCAAAGCGCAGGGCGACGATGCCCAGTATAACCGGGTCTGGACAAAATATGTGTATGCGTTGAATGGCGAATACGCGATGAACGAATAG
- a CDS encoding glutaconate CoA-transferase yields MSKPYTLQELLVIAVAKEIHDYENVILGVGLPTTAGALAKALYAPHATLMMESGIIDFEPLLPLNHIADAHSCRGFSYATDLFSAFTMTYRGYVDVCFLGVGQVDKYGNLNTTAIGDYYKPTMRLPGSGGAADFLSYAKRTVLTMLGGNFVEKLDYFTSPGYLDGGDSRDQSGLFPIGSGPTMLLSTKGVFRFDPVTKEMYLAQIHPRVTVEEIKKEVPWDLKVADDLKESPHPTDEEIDFIRCFAPAMSAGRELAMELMIANLMKNSKG; encoded by the coding sequence ATGAGTAAACCATATACGCTGCAGGAACTGCTCGTGATTGCGGTCGCCAAGGAAATTCATGATTATGAAAACGTCATTCTGGGCGTCGGGCTGCCCACGACGGCAGGCGCCCTGGCCAAGGCGCTGTATGCCCCGCACGCGACCCTGATGATGGAATCCGGCATCATAGATTTTGAACCGCTTCTGCCGCTCAATCACATTGCCGACGCCCATTCCTGCCGGGGCTTTTCTTATGCCACGGATTTGTTTTCCGCCTTTACCATGACCTACCGGGGATATGTTGATGTTTGTTTCCTGGGTGTCGGGCAGGTCGACAAGTATGGCAATCTGAACACGACAGCGATCGGTGACTATTACAAACCGACCATGAGGCTGCCGGGATCAGGAGGGGCTGCCGATTTTCTTTCTTATGCCAAGCGCACCGTCCTCACGATGCTGGGGGGTAACTTTGTGGAAAAACTGGATTACTTCACGTCGCCGGGTTATCTGGATGGAGGAGACAGCCGTGACCAATCGGGCCTCTTCCCCATCGGCTCGGGGCCGACGATGCTTCTCAGCACGAAGGGTGTTTTCCGGTTTGATCCCGTGACGAAAGAGATGTATCTGGCGCAGATTCATCCCCGGGTCACTGTGGAAGAGATAAAAAAAGAGGTGCCCTGGGATCTGAAAGTAGCCGATGACTTGAAGGAAAGTCCGCACCCGACGGATGAAGAGATTGATTTCATCAGATGTTTTGCGCCGGCCATGTCCGCCGGAAGGGAACTGGCCATGGAGTTGATGATCGCCAATTTAATGAAAAACAGTAAAGGATGA
- a CDS encoding DNA-binding protein, whose product MKHHRINPKDLIAPDQASAKKTSETSTPESCEENPMDYRELFMQSQEREAQLRQFLIKYETLLDEVEDPISEIDLKGNITYSNNAASKIWGIPKEQTIGLNYKSWTDSVNRQIASDAYARVFQTGMPCRFSYEIIREDGVRRVVEDSGSPIRNAQGDIVGFRSVSRDITERKKVEKELAEHRSRLEAIFGSVKEAIITVDMNLSVIEANQSTESICGLSSRGMVGRPLSECLTLCSQSCRDVIRQTLEKKSTIKEYHIECGHQQRQQQLVSVTSAPLRDAGGQYLGAVLVIRDITLLRDLERELRERHQFQNIIGRSKKMQDVYRLLEDLANLETTVLITGESGTGKELVARALHYSGQRAFKPFIAVNCSALTESLLESELFGHVKGAFTGAIKDKQGRFQAADGGTLLLDEIGDISPIIQLKLLRVLQDKTFERVGDSEPQKVDVRVITCTNKNLKEKVRLGEFREDLYYRLKVVEVALPPLRDRLEDIPLFIDYLCRVFNERFNRSIEGVSKEVLNIFMNYPWPGNVRELEHVIEHAFIICHGRVITLEDLPAEFRDLRKPGISAGSGNRTQPVTEAQEIIDALAKVRWNKTKAAHLLGINRRTLYRKLAQFHIDPNS is encoded by the coding sequence ATGAAGCATCATCGTATCAACCCCAAAGATCTCATTGCTCCCGACCAAGCGAGCGCAAAAAAAACTTCGGAAACTTCCACCCCGGAATCCTGTGAAGAAAACCCGATGGATTATCGTGAGCTTTTCATGCAATCGCAGGAACGTGAGGCACAGCTCAGGCAGTTTCTGATCAAGTATGAAACGCTGCTGGATGAGGTTGAAGATCCCATTTCAGAAATTGATTTAAAAGGAAATATTACCTATTCCAATAATGCCGCGTCCAAAATCTGGGGTATCCCCAAAGAGCAGACCATCGGGCTGAACTACAAATCCTGGACGGATTCCGTCAACCGGCAAATCGCCTCTGACGCCTACGCCAGGGTTTTCCAGACGGGGATGCCCTGTCGTTTCAGTTATGAAATAATCCGCGAAGACGGCGTCCGCAGAGTGGTTGAGGACTCCGGATCGCCCATCCGCAATGCGCAAGGCGACATTGTCGGGTTCCGATCGGTCAGCCGGGATATTACGGAACGCAAAAAAGTGGAAAAGGAACTGGCCGAACACCGCAGCCGCTTGGAGGCTATTTTCGGCAGCGTTAAAGAAGCGATCATTACCGTGGATATGAATTTATCCGTCATCGAAGCCAATCAGTCCACGGAATCGATTTGCGGACTTTCGTCCCGCGGGATGGTCGGCAGGCCCCTTTCAGAATGTCTGACCCTGTGCAGTCAATCCTGCAGAGATGTGATCAGGCAGACCCTGGAAAAGAAATCGACGATCAAAGAGTACCATATCGAATGCGGTCATCAGCAGCGTCAGCAACAGCTGGTCAGTGTAACCAGCGCGCCGCTTCGGGATGCGGGCGGCCAGTATCTGGGGGCTGTCCTGGTGATCCGGGACATCACGCTGCTTCGGGACCTGGAAAGAGAGTTGCGTGAGCGTCATCAATTTCAGAATATCATCGGCCGGAGCAAAAAGATGCAGGATGTTTACCGGTTGCTGGAGGATCTTGCCAATCTCGAAACGACGGTTCTGATTACGGGGGAAAGCGGCACAGGCAAGGAGCTTGTCGCCCGGGCGCTTCATTACAGCGGTCAGCGGGCCTTCAAACCTTTCATTGCCGTGAACTGCTCCGCCCTGACCGAGAGCCTGCTGGAGTCTGAGCTCTTCGGGCATGTCAAGGGGGCGTTTACCGGGGCAATCAAGGACAAGCAGGGGCGCTTTCAGGCGGCGGACGGCGGCACGCTCCTGCTCGATGAGATCGGCGACATTTCGCCCATTATCCAGTTGAAGCTGCTCAGGGTCCTTCAGGACAAGACATTCGAGCGGGTAGGAGACTCGGAGCCTCAGAAGGTGGATGTCCGGGTGATTACCTGCACAAATAAGAACCTTAAGGAAAAAGTCCGGTTGGGAGAGTTCCGGGAGGATCTCTATTACCGTCTCAAGGTTGTGGAGGTTGCCTTGCCGCCGCTTCGGGACCGGCTGGAAGACATTCCTCTTTTTATTGACTATTTATGTCGTGTTTTTAACGAACGGTTTAACCGGAGCATTGAGGGCGTGTCCAAAGAAGTGCTTAATATATTCATGAATTACCCATGGCCGGGCAATGTCCGCGAATTGGAACATGTCATTGAACACGCCTTTATCATCTGCCACGGGCGGGTGATTACGCTTGAAGATCTGCCGGCAGAGTTTCGCGACCTCCGCAAGCCCGGTATATCCGCTGGTTCCGGCAACCGCACGCAGCCGGTCACCGAAGCCCAGGAGATTATTGATGCGCTTGCCAAAGTTCGCTGGAATAAGACAAAAGCCGCGCATCTTCTGGGGATCAACCGGCGGACTCTGTACCGCAAACTTGCCCAGTTTCATATCGATCCAAATAGCTGA
- a CDS encoding branched-chain amino acid ABC transporter permease, translated as MDPTVSMYISQGIHGIAYGMILFLIASGLNIIFGMMGILNMAHAVFFMLTGYFCYQVVGITGSFWLGLLIAPVLTAGLGVLMERLFLRRAHKVGHFGELILTMGIGSVIVAAIKKIWGTESLPLRVPDILQGMVDIGGMAYPVYRLFVIGLALVVLIFMMLLLYRTRLGKIVRAAVSDRDMVNALGININLVFMFVFGVGTWMAGLAGVAIAPILTVFPGLADQVGMDAFIVVVTGGFGSLAGAFIVSIIFGLLSSYGVQFVSQFAPVLMVIFMAIVLAFRPNGLFGVKD; from the coding sequence ATGGATCCAACCGTATCAATGTACATATCTCAGGGGATACACGGGATAGCGTACGGGATGATTTTGTTTCTGATTGCGTCGGGGTTGAACATCATCTTCGGGATGATGGGGATATTAAACATGGCCCACGCCGTGTTTTTCATGCTGACGGGCTATTTCTGCTACCAGGTGGTCGGGATCACCGGGAGCTTCTGGCTGGGGCTTTTGATTGCGCCGGTTCTTACCGCGGGCCTGGGGGTTTTGATGGAGCGGCTGTTTTTGCGTCGGGCCCACAAGGTAGGACACTTCGGCGAATTGATCCTGACCATGGGCATCGGGTCGGTGATTGTTGCGGCAATCAAGAAGATCTGGGGAACGGAGAGCCTTCCGCTGCGCGTGCCGGACATTTTGCAGGGGATGGTGGACATCGGCGGCATGGCCTATCCGGTGTATCGGCTGTTTGTGATCGGGCTGGCGCTGGTGGTTTTGATTTTCATGATGCTGCTTTTGTACCGGACCCGCCTGGGGAAGATCGTGCGCGCGGCGGTATCGGACCGCGATATGGTGAATGCCCTGGGGATCAATATCAATCTGGTTTTCATGTTTGTCTTCGGTGTGGGGACGTGGATGGCGGGGCTGGCCGGCGTGGCGATTGCGCCGATCCTGACGGTGTTTCCGGGCCTGGCGGATCAGGTGGGCATGGACGCGTTTATCGTGGTCGTGACAGGCGGATTTGGAAGTTTAGCCGGGGCGTTTATCGTGTCGATCATTTTCGGGCTCCTGAGTTCCTACGGGGTCCAGTTTGTTTCGCAGTTTGCGCCGGTTCTGATGGTGATTTTCATGGCGATAGTCCTGGCGTTTCGCCCTAACGGGTTATTTGGAGTGAAGGATTGA
- the phoU gene encoding phosphate transport system regulatory protein PhoU, which produces MAEKKHTSLHYEKELQEIKDGLIYQGALTEKAIQLAMKSLSERNSDIAKKVIEDDDEIDKLDTDLEERCIKILALRQPTAIDLRFITTAIKITGHLERIGDMAVNIAEKVLQLNEEPQLKPYIDLPRMTDLVSGMIKDSLDSFIRNDLALAEKVQRTEQVVDDLNEQIFRELLTFMMEDSKSIRRSLMIMQISKNMERIADHAKGIADMVTYMVTGLCVRHQTCAANE; this is translated from the coding sequence ATGGCTGAAAAAAAACACACCAGTTTACACTATGAAAAAGAATTGCAGGAAATCAAGGATGGCCTGATCTACCAGGGAGCCCTGACCGAAAAAGCGATTCAGCTGGCGATGAAATCTCTGTCTGAAAGAAATTCGGACATCGCGAAGAAAGTTATCGAGGATGATGATGAAATTGACAAACTGGATACGGATCTCGAAGAACGCTGCATCAAGATACTGGCGCTCAGACAGCCGACGGCGATTGATTTAAGGTTTATCACCACGGCGATCAAGATTACCGGCCATCTGGAAAGAATCGGCGATATGGCCGTGAACATTGCCGAGAAGGTTCTTCAGTTAAATGAGGAGCCGCAGCTCAAACCTTACATTGATTTACCCCGGATGACTGATCTGGTCAGCGGAATGATCAAGGATTCCCTGGATAGTTTTATTCGCAACGATCTGGCGCTGGCCGAAAAAGTCCAGCGCACAGAACAGGTGGTTGATGACTTAAATGAGCAGATATTTCGTGAGCTGTTGACGTTTATGATGGAGGATTCCAAATCGATTCGCCGATCCCTGATGATCATGCAGATTTCTAAAAATATGGAGCGAATCGCCGATCATGCCAAGGGCATTGCCGATATGGTGACGTACATGGTGACGGGGCTTTGTGTCCGTCATCAGACCTGTGCTGCAAATGAATAA
- a CDS encoding ABC transporter ATP-binding protein, which yields MNILETRDLQHSFGGLKVLFGVDLQIKEGERHAVIGPNGAGKTTLFNTITGTYHPTKGKVLFKGKDITGFPPHKLARIGMGRSFQITSTFTNLTAFQNIRLAILSKDGVRFNLFRRVNKMDKVTGETEAMLKRINLFEDRNTPAGALSYGKSRALEISMALATDPELVLLDEFAAGMSREETQDAVALIRKLTEGKTVVIIEHDMDVVFNLADRITVLHYGKILATGKPDEIRSNQDVKDAYLGDLEV from the coding sequence ATGAATATACTAGAGACCAGAGATTTACAGCATAGTTTCGGCGGACTGAAGGTGTTGTTCGGCGTCGATCTCCAGATTAAGGAAGGCGAACGCCACGCGGTCATCGGGCCCAACGGCGCGGGAAAGACCACATTGTTTAATACGATCACGGGAACCTACCACCCGACGAAAGGGAAAGTGCTTTTCAAGGGAAAGGACATCACGGGTTTCCCGCCGCACAAACTGGCGCGGATCGGGATGGGGCGTTCTTTCCAGATCACCAGCACGTTTACAAACCTGACAGCCTTTCAGAATATCCGGCTGGCGATCTTGTCGAAAGACGGGGTTCGTTTTAATCTGTTTCGCAGGGTCAATAAGATGGATAAAGTGACCGGGGAAACGGAAGCGATGCTCAAGCGGATCAATTTATTTGAGGATCGTAACACACCGGCTGGCGCCTTGTCGTACGGAAAATCGCGGGCTCTGGAGATCAGCATGGCTTTGGCGACGGACCCGGAGCTGGTCTTGCTCGACGAGTTTGCTGCGGGGATGTCCAGGGAAGAGACGCAGGATGCGGTGGCCCTGATCCGGAAGCTGACGGAAGGAAAGACCGTTGTCATCATCGAGCACGATATGGATGTGGTGTTTAACCTGGCGGACCGGATCACCGTTTTGCATTACGGGAAGATATTGGCTACAGGGAAGCCTGATGAAATACGCAGCAATCAGGATGTGAAGGATGCCTATTTGGGCGATCTGGAAGTATAA
- the pstB gene encoding phosphate ABC transporter ATP-binding protein has product MDSNAIIKLNKVNFYYGPCRALTDISMTFGKNKVTALIGPSGCGKSTLLRLLNRMNDLIDGTRVEGDILFEEKNIYAPDVDPVEIRRKIGMVFQKPNPFPKTIYNNIAYGPKLTGVKAGDLDGLVEQSLKQAVLWDEVKDLLNKSAMNLSGGQQQRLCIARALAMKPDILLMDEPTSALDPISTAKIEELIEELKKDYTIIIVTHNMQQAARISDETAFFYIGNLVEYNKTEKIFTKPDIKQTEDYITGRFG; this is encoded by the coding sequence ATGGATTCCAATGCTATTATTAAATTAAATAAAGTGAATTTTTATTACGGTCCCTGCCGGGCGCTCACGGATATATCGATGACGTTTGGAAAAAATAAAGTGACCGCCCTCATCGGACCTTCGGGATGCGGCAAATCGACATTGCTGAGGCTCTTGAACCGGATGAACGATTTGATTGACGGGACAAGGGTGGAAGGGGACATTCTCTTTGAAGAGAAAAATATTTATGCGCCAGATGTCGATCCGGTGGAAATCCGCCGCAAGATTGGCATGGTCTTTCAAAAACCCAATCCCTTTCCAAAAACGATTTACAATAATATTGCCTATGGCCCCAAACTGACCGGAGTCAAGGCGGGTGACCTGGACGGTCTGGTGGAACAGAGTCTGAAACAGGCCGTTTTGTGGGATGAGGTCAAAGATCTCTTGAATAAATCGGCGATGAATCTTTCCGGCGGTCAGCAGCAGCGGCTTTGCATCGCGCGCGCGCTGGCGATGAAACCGGATATCCTGTTAATGGATGAACCGACTTCGGCGCTTGATCCTATTTCCACCGCCAAGATCGAAGAATTAATCGAAGAGCTGAAAAAAGACTATACAATCATCATTGTTACCCATAATATGCAGCAGGCGGCCCGTATCTCCGATGAAACGGCCTTCTTTTACATTGGAAACCTGGTCGAATATAATAAGACGGAGAAAATATTCACCAAACCCGACATCAAACAGACGGAAGATTACATAACGGGAAGATTCGGTTGA